One window from the genome of Planococcus sp. MSAK28401 encodes:
- a CDS encoding ABC-three component system middle component 1 gives MLAYNLVKDRLYSCKYLHKEFEWTAALGVVAFSKEHINVFVKPYNSDVEAKDIITDTMRVREKLAESQGINIWNSYMLICPEESIEKNVDLILTVEKDTTALRKYVIYSETDINRIPFLDDTISENVKPKKILEDEYQGSENVKELVILVQELTLQFGGKVSYKKLRETLGKKILKEARYHED, from the coding sequence TTGCTAGCATATAATTTGGTTAAGGATAGACTTTATTCTTGTAAATATTTACATAAAGAATTTGAATGGACTGCAGCTCTGGGAGTAGTAGCTTTTAGTAAAGAACATATTAATGTATTTGTTAAGCCGTACAATAGTGATGTTGAAGCAAAAGATATAATTACTGACACCATGAGAGTTAGAGAAAAGCTAGCGGAGAGTCAGGGAATAAATATTTGGAATTCTTATATGTTAATTTGTCCAGAGGAATCAATAGAAAAAAATGTTGATTTAATATTAACCGTAGAAAAGGATACAACAGCCTTAAGAAAATATGTTATTTATAGTGAAACAGATATTAATAGGATTCCATTTTTAGATGATACAATTTCAGAAAACGTAAAACCCAAAAAAATATTAGAAGATGAATATCAAGGTTCCGAGAACGTTAAAGAATTAGTAATCTTAGTGCAAGAGCTAACTCTTCAATTTGGCGGTAAAGTCTCCTATAAAAAGTTAAGAGAGACATTAGGAAAGAAAATTTTGAAGGAGGCTAGATATCATGAGGATTAA
- a CDS encoding dsDNA nuclease domain-containing protein: protein MKLETSIDNNPEKNIEIKQELIQRKLQKSGLNANQKHILKNKIAGDKCEEPYEKVKEVYETLLSTPPKEDGGRNALFGFYYQFLVAIDYIIELAEGKWSFMAFEIHDDIVLCKEDEDQDQSCVRFVQVKTSQNPVQLYTSELCARTNKEFVFENGKKGLLKINDSWLDKLFLNAKIFENSPKIVQQFQLITNFAFHVHMPKKSETKNINHYRENKLFSDIEIKDDDPFLKHLSLPVFNNEGKEFDYESHVNMSVKELLGRTQILEQRDHLSSYRDVIRTRLGDLLSKKLKTEAGATIVDDDINWLIGEMIANCSERDDKLVLFIDQERAMSLEKKLLKKAITYSEEFSEVAGNKKYIDNAFDKILHEVLNSKPEHSENFEQIALSVKQKFYNYIEEGGTVLQLISRFYEGREESIDFHVKMHKSLKEESVYALTVILLLLSVINEEVYFSSKHKDILAKKVVDSLGGHYLTLLKIKDDYYYEDVVKKLNGIITRLHGSSHADLLLMGVNTANKVIIHGLHYRFDDVNFTNSHMETISLEKPIIPEIGRSEESMNEVNYKFLLIPWYVVDSKSSKLRQDNDDFLIFKDRLIELWKELNKEGE from the coding sequence ATGAAATTGGAAACTTCTATAGATAATAATCCAGAAAAAAATATTGAAATAAAGCAAGAGCTCATACAAAGAAAACTTCAAAAAAGTGGATTGAATGCAAATCAAAAACATATTTTAAAAAATAAAATAGCCGGAGATAAATGTGAAGAACCGTACGAAAAAGTTAAAGAAGTATACGAAACTTTACTAAGCACACCTCCTAAAGAAGACGGAGGAAGAAATGCGTTATTTGGATTCTATTATCAGTTTCTCGTAGCAATTGATTATATTATTGAATTGGCTGAAGGTAAATGGAGTTTTATGGCTTTTGAAATTCATGACGATATCGTACTGTGTAAGGAAGATGAAGATCAAGATCAATCGTGTGTACGTTTCGTGCAAGTCAAAACTAGTCAAAATCCGGTTCAATTATATACAAGTGAATTGTGCGCTAGAACAAACAAAGAATTCGTCTTTGAAAACGGTAAAAAAGGTCTCCTAAAAATTAATGATAGTTGGTTAGACAAGTTATTCTTAAATGCCAAAATTTTTGAAAATTCCCCGAAAATAGTACAACAATTTCAACTCATTACTAACTTCGCATTTCATGTACATATGCCGAAAAAATCTGAAACTAAAAATATAAACCATTATAGGGAGAATAAACTATTTTCAGATATTGAAATAAAAGATGACGACCCCTTTTTAAAGCACCTTTCCCTTCCTGTTTTCAATAATGAGGGTAAAGAATTTGATTATGAGAGTCATGTAAATATGTCTGTTAAAGAATTACTAGGTAGAACGCAAATTTTAGAACAGAGAGATCATCTAAGTAGCTATAGAGACGTTATTCGCACAAGGTTGGGGGATTTGTTAAGTAAAAAGCTTAAGACAGAAGCTGGAGCAACTATAGTAGACGACGATATTAATTGGCTTATTGGTGAAATGATTGCTAATTGTTCTGAAAGAGATGATAAATTAGTATTGTTTATTGACCAAGAAAGGGCAATGAGTTTGGAGAAAAAATTGCTGAAAAAGGCAATAACATACTCAGAAGAGTTTAGCGAAGTTGCTGGTAATAAAAAGTATATTGATAATGCATTCGATAAAATTCTGCACGAAGTTTTAAATTCTAAGCCAGAGCACTCTGAAAACTTCGAACAGATTGCTCTATCTGTAAAACAAAAATTTTATAATTATATTGAAGAAGGAGGAACTGTGCTTCAACTTATAAGTAGATTTTATGAAGGGCGCGAGGAGTCAATAGACTTTCATGTTAAAATGCACAAATCTCTTAAAGAAGAATCTGTTTATGCATTAACTGTGATTTTATTATTATTGAGCGTCATAAACGAAGAAGTTTATTTTTCTTCAAAACATAAAGATATTTTGGCAAAGAAAGTTGTTGATTCTTTAGGAGGACACTATTTAACGTTACTGAAAATTAAAGATGACTATTACTATGAAGATGTTGTAAAAAAACTAAATGGGATAATCACCAGACTTCATGGCAGTTCACATGCTGATTTATTATTAATGGGAGTAAATACAGCTAATAAAGTTATAATACACGGCTTACATTATAGATTCGATGACGTAAATTTTACGAATAGTCACATGGAAACTATTTCTTTAGAAAAACCAATAATTCCAGAAATAGGTAGATCTGAAGAATCTATGAATGAAGTTAATTACAAATTTCTTCTAATCCCTTGGTATGTGGTTGATTCTAAGTCTTCAAAACTCAGACAAGATAATGACGACTTTTTAATTTTTAAAGATAGACTGATTGAACTTTGGAAAGAATTAAATAAGGAAGGTGAATAA